A single genomic interval of Terriglobus albidus harbors:
- a CDS encoding ComEC/Rec2 family competence protein, which yields MLSRRSVLRLLAASAVSPSAFAQSPVLPAKRPGELDIHHIDTGRGNSTLTVGPDGRSFLIDAGSSTSSLETSSPPKPNGTRRPGQWIAEYARRIGVSRIDYSLATHIHPDHVGDLEANCPASPDGGYKLTGLSDVDALLPIETHIDRAYPNFGNAKPLEAPFAANYLAYLQSRVKSNKKVEAATIGSNRQIVLNGTEIRILSANGRIWTGQGETSRSVIPTDALGAEEQPNENFYSISLRMTFGKFSYYTGGDLCCDTHDGRVPWLDMESPVAKLAGKTDVATANHHGYFDATGAGFVRALDAQAYIIQAWDVGHPGPAQAQRMLGEWPGAAKHDVYATESLPANRLINNRFTPHFRSRQGHIAVRVSANTESFQIFVLDSTREDAPVIFTSQPYRTRG from the coding sequence ATGCTCTCGCGCCGCTCTGTTCTCCGTCTTCTCGCCGCCTCAGCCGTCTCCCCATCTGCCTTCGCGCAGAGCCCTGTGCTCCCCGCAAAACGCCCAGGCGAACTCGACATCCACCATATCGATACCGGCCGCGGCAACAGCACGCTCACCGTCGGACCAGATGGACGTTCCTTCCTGATCGATGCGGGCTCCTCCACCAGCTCACTGGAGACTTCCTCTCCCCCCAAGCCCAACGGCACCCGTCGCCCCGGACAATGGATCGCTGAGTACGCCCGCCGCATTGGCGTCAGCCGCATCGACTACTCTCTAGCCACCCACATCCACCCCGACCACGTCGGGGATCTCGAAGCAAACTGCCCAGCCTCTCCCGACGGTGGCTACAAACTCACCGGCCTCAGCGATGTCGATGCTCTGCTCCCGATCGAGACCCACATCGACCGCGCCTATCCCAACTTCGGCAACGCCAAACCTCTGGAAGCACCCTTTGCCGCGAACTACCTCGCCTATCTCCAGTCACGAGTAAAGAGCAACAAGAAGGTCGAAGCCGCAACCATTGGCTCCAACCGCCAGATCGTTCTCAATGGCACGGAGATTCGTATCCTCTCCGCCAACGGCCGCATCTGGACCGGTCAGGGAGAGACATCCCGCAGCGTAATACCGACAGATGCATTGGGTGCAGAAGAACAACCGAATGAAAACTTCTACTCCATCTCGCTCCGCATGACCTTCGGGAAGTTCAGCTACTATACCGGCGGAGATCTCTGCTGCGACACGCACGACGGCCGCGTACCCTGGCTCGATATGGAATCACCGGTAGCGAAGCTCGCAGGAAAGACCGATGTTGCCACGGCCAACCATCACGGCTACTTCGACGCCACGGGAGCCGGGTTTGTCCGAGCCCTCGACGCACAGGCCTATATCATCCAGGCATGGGATGTAGGCCACCCCGGCCCAGCCCAGGCACAACGCATGCTCGGCGAGTGGCCCGGCGCAGCAAAGCACGACGTCTACGCCACAGAATCCCTGCCCGCCAACCGGCTCATCAACAACCGGTTCACCCCGCACTTCCGCAGCCGCCAGGGACACATCGCAGTCCGTGTCTCTGCTAACACCGAAAGCTTCCAGATCTTCGTCCTCGACTCCACCCGCGAAGACGCCCCTGTCATCTTCACCTCACAGCCCTACCGCACCCGCGGATAG
- the gcvPB gene encoding aminomethyl-transferring glycine dehydrogenase subunit GcvPB, which produces MGDKFVGTPKKASVHVNQNEDLIFEKSSPGKKAYRLSELDVPAVDAAALLGDAVRTDLGVMPELSEIEIVRHFTRLSTWNYAIDLGMFPLGSCTMKYNGRVNELVARLEGLADAHPYQPESLSQGVLEIMQVLSDSLLDITGMDSITLQPAAGAHGEFTGILLVRAYHESKGNPRKKILIPDSAHGTNPATAAVVGYQVQNLKSNAEGMVDLEELEKLVDEDTAALMLTNPSTIGVFESEIHKIADILHAKGALLYMDGANMNALVGKVRPGDFGVDVMHLNLHKTFSTPHGGGGPGSGPVACKKILEPFLPTPVLATKSNGTLTLDYNRPQSVGRVRAWYGNFGMFIRALAYILANGPDGLRQTTEDAVLNANYLRAKLEDVFDLPFKTASMHEVVFSDKLQAKNGVKTGDMGKRLLDYGFHAYTVSFPLIVAGAMMIEPTESESREELDLLIDALRQIAREAEENPELVKTAPHTTRLRRLDETTAARKPVLRWKAPVASTQLTPDTAAKEW; this is translated from the coding sequence ATGGGAGACAAGTTTGTAGGAACCCCGAAGAAGGCCTCAGTCCACGTCAATCAGAACGAGGACCTGATCTTTGAGAAGTCGTCGCCGGGCAAGAAGGCTTACCGTCTGAGCGAGCTGGACGTTCCGGCTGTGGACGCTGCTGCTCTGCTGGGCGATGCCGTCCGCACCGACCTTGGCGTGATGCCGGAGCTCTCAGAGATTGAGATCGTTCGCCATTTCACGCGCCTGTCCACCTGGAACTATGCGATCGACCTCGGCATGTTCCCGCTGGGAAGCTGCACGATGAAGTACAACGGCCGCGTCAACGAGCTCGTCGCTCGCCTGGAAGGCCTGGCCGACGCCCATCCTTATCAGCCTGAATCGCTCTCGCAGGGCGTACTGGAGATCATGCAGGTGCTCTCCGATTCGCTGCTGGATATCACCGGTATGGACTCCATCACGCTGCAGCCCGCTGCCGGCGCGCATGGTGAGTTCACCGGCATTCTGCTGGTGCGTGCGTATCACGAGAGCAAGGGCAATCCGCGGAAGAAGATCCTGATTCCGGACTCGGCTCACGGCACGAACCCGGCTACGGCCGCGGTAGTCGGCTACCAGGTGCAGAACCTGAAGTCGAACGCCGAAGGCATGGTCGATCTCGAAGAGCTGGAGAAGCTGGTCGATGAGGACACGGCTGCGCTGATGCTGACCAATCCTTCGACGATCGGTGTCTTCGAGAGCGAGATCCATAAGATCGCCGACATCCTCCACGCCAAGGGCGCGTTGCTATACATGGACGGCGCCAACATGAATGCGCTGGTGGGCAAGGTCCGCCCGGGCGACTTCGGTGTGGACGTAATGCACCTGAACCTGCACAAGACCTTCTCTACGCCGCACGGAGGCGGTGGCCCAGGCTCCGGCCCGGTGGCCTGCAAGAAGATCCTGGAGCCCTTCCTTCCTACGCCTGTACTCGCGACCAAGAGCAACGGTACGCTCACGCTGGACTACAACCGTCCGCAGAGCGTCGGCCGTGTGCGTGCCTGGTACGGCAACTTCGGCATGTTCATCCGCGCGCTGGCCTACATCCTGGCCAATGGTCCGGATGGCCTGCGCCAGACGACGGAAGACGCTGTGTTGAACGCCAATTATCTCCGCGCGAAGCTGGAAGACGTCTTTGACCTGCCCTTCAAGACAGCGTCGATGCACGAGGTTGTCTTCAGCGATAAGCTGCAGGCGAAGAATGGCGTGAAGACCGGCGACATGGGTAAGCGTCTGCTCGACTACGGCTTCCATGCCTACACTGTGAGCTTCCCGCTCATCGTTGCCGGCGCCATGATGATTGAGCCTACCGAGAGCGAGAGCCGCGAGGAGCTGGATCTGCTGATCGACGCGTTGCGGCAGATTGCGCGCGAGGCTGAAGAGAATCCGGAGCTGGTGAAGACCGCTCCGCATACAACCCGCCTGCGGCGCCTGGATGAGACCACGGCTGCGCGTAAGCCGGTCCTTCGCTGGAAGGCTCCGGTTGCGAGCACCCAACTCACTCCCGACACCGCAGCGAAGGAGTGGTAG
- the gcvPA gene encoding aminomethyl-transferring glycine dehydrogenase subunit GcvPA, whose amino-acid sequence MRYLPKSPSDREAMLADIGAKSIDDLFATVPAEYRLSRDLNVPRQHGEQEVIEHFKAFADKNALGYASFLGAGAYRHYRPVLIDTVVSRGEFLTSYTPYQPEIAQGTLQALFEFQTMICELTGMEISNASMYDGSTGAAEAVMMAVRVTGRNGAVVARTVHPEYREVLTTYAQHQSIPKTEVDYDPATGRVDLAKLDAAITDDTACVLIQSPNFFGTIEDVAAIADIAHKKGALLIVSIAEAVSLGIVKPPAEADIVAMEAQSFGVPVGYGGPYCGVIACKEKFLRQMPGRLAGETKDMDGKRGFVLTLSTREQHIRREKATSNICTNQSLVALMVTVFLTVYGKGLKELAEQNLAKAHYAAQTIGGSGKVLFGGAPRFNEFVYQGSRTSEEGNAALLQAKIVGGLPLEKFYPELGPNASLWCATELTTRAQIDAAAEVLK is encoded by the coding sequence ATGCGTTATCTACCAAAGAGTCCCAGCGACCGTGAGGCGATGCTCGCCGACATCGGCGCGAAGTCCATCGACGATCTGTTCGCGACGGTTCCGGCGGAGTATCGCCTGTCCCGCGACCTCAATGTTCCCCGGCAGCATGGGGAGCAGGAGGTCATCGAGCACTTCAAGGCGTTTGCCGACAAGAATGCTCTCGGCTATGCCAGCTTCCTGGGCGCGGGCGCCTATCGTCACTATCGTCCCGTGCTGATCGATACGGTGGTCTCGCGCGGTGAATTCCTCACCAGCTATACGCCGTACCAGCCGGAGATTGCGCAGGGAACCCTGCAGGCGCTCTTCGAGTTCCAGACGATGATCTGCGAACTCACCGGCATGGAGATCTCGAACGCCTCCATGTACGACGGCTCAACCGGCGCGGCCGAAGCGGTGATGATGGCAGTCCGCGTTACCGGACGTAACGGAGCTGTCGTTGCCCGCACGGTGCACCCCGAATATCGCGAAGTGCTGACGACCTATGCACAGCACCAGTCCATTCCGAAGACCGAGGTCGATTACGATCCCGCGACCGGACGCGTGGACCTGGCGAAGCTCGATGCCGCCATCACCGATGACACGGCCTGCGTCCTGATCCAGTCGCCTAACTTCTTCGGAACGATTGAGGATGTAGCGGCCATCGCAGACATCGCGCATAAGAAGGGCGCTCTGCTGATCGTCTCTATCGCGGAGGCGGTATCGCTGGGCATTGTTAAGCCGCCGGCTGAGGCCGATATTGTCGCGATGGAAGCACAGTCCTTCGGTGTTCCCGTGGGCTATGGCGGACCGTACTGCGGTGTCATCGCCTGTAAGGAGAAGTTCCTGCGGCAGATGCCCGGACGTCTGGCCGGCGAGACCAAGGATATGGATGGCAAGCGCGGCTTCGTGTTGACGCTGTCGACGCGCGAGCAGCATATCCGCCGCGAGAAAGCGACCTCGAACATCTGCACCAACCAGTCGCTGGTGGCGCTGATGGTGACGGTCTTCCTGACGGTCTATGGCAAGGGCCTGAAGGAGCTGGCCGAGCAAAACCTGGCCAAGGCGCACTATGCAGCGCAGACCATCGGTGGCTCCGGCAAGGTGCTGTTTGGTGGAGCTCCGCGCTTCAATGAGTTCGTATATCAGGGCTCACGGACGTCCGAAGAGGGCAATGCCGCATTGCTCCAAGCCAAGATCGTCGGCGGTCTGCCGTTGGAGAAGTTCTATCCCGAGCTCGGACCGAACGCTTCGCTCTGGTGCGCTACCGAGCTCACAACCAGGGCACAGATCGATGCTGCGGCGGAGGTGCTGAAGTAA
- the gcvH gene encoding glycine cleavage system protein GcvH, giving the protein MAYPTEYRYTKEHEWIAADGRIGITDYAQSTLGDIVFVELPAVGAELKAGESFGTVESVKAVSDLFSPVNGKVLEVNEALNSAPESVNADANATWMIKAEFDASQLESLLTAEAYEKFISEETGH; this is encoded by the coding sequence ATGGCTTACCCGACCGAGTACCGCTACACGAAAGAACATGAGTGGATCGCCGCCGATGGCAGAATCGGCATCACCGACTACGCGCAGTCGACCCTGGGCGATATCGTCTTTGTCGAGCTGCCCGCCGTTGGCGCCGAGCTGAAGGCCGGTGAGAGCTTCGGCACGGTCGAGTCCGTAAAAGCCGTAAGCGATCTGTTCTCGCCGGTGAACGGCAAGGTGCTTGAGGTGAACGAAGCGCTGAACTCCGCTCCGGAGTCGGTGAATGCCGATGCCAATGCCACCTGGATGATCAAGGCCGAGTTCGATGCCTCGCAGCTTGAGAGCCTGCTGACCGCCGAAGCCTACGAGAAGTTCATCAGCGAAGAGACGGGCCACTGA
- the gcvT gene encoding glycine cleavage system aminomethyltransferase GcvT produces MSDSGSVLRKTALNATHRALKAKMVDFGGWDMPVEYSGLIAEHMAVRTGVGVFDVSHMGDIQLRGPGSLDAVQKLLMNDASKLQVGQAHYSAMLTPEGTFVDDVVLHKLSDNDYLIVINAGTREKDVQWVRKTIGMMPSVHINDFSDMYTQLAIQGPKAIDVLRKLTDVDLDAIKNYWFTWGKVCGLYNVLVARTGYTGEDGFEIYVPSDEATSARVWSEVLEAGKEFGILPCGLGARNTLRLESAMALYGHEISDAINVFEAGLGRYCKLEKEADFLGKQALLAVQTAGGPKRKLVGLETIDRGIARDGYPVFTLDGKEIGVVTSGSPSPFLKKNIAMAYVPVELSAVDTELAVQVRSTMVKSKVVPLPFYKKPKKTT; encoded by the coding sequence GTGTCTGACTCCGGCTCTGTGCTTCGTAAAACCGCATTGAACGCCACCCACCGTGCTCTCAAGGCGAAGATGGTCGACTTCGGCGGATGGGATATGCCGGTCGAGTACTCGGGCCTGATTGCCGAGCATATGGCTGTCCGCACGGGTGTGGGCGTCTTTGATGTCTCGCACATGGGCGATATCCAGCTCCGCGGGCCGGGTTCGCTGGATGCCGTGCAGAAGCTGCTGATGAACGACGCGAGCAAGCTGCAGGTGGGGCAGGCGCACTACTCCGCCATGCTGACACCGGAAGGCACCTTCGTCGACGACGTGGTGTTGCACAAGCTCAGCGATAACGACTATCTGATCGTCATCAATGCCGGCACGCGCGAGAAGGACGTGCAGTGGGTCCGCAAGACCATCGGCATGATGCCGAGTGTCCATATCAACGATTTCAGTGACATGTACACACAGCTTGCCATTCAAGGTCCGAAGGCCATCGATGTGCTGCGCAAGCTGACCGACGTCGATCTGGACGCTATCAAGAACTACTGGTTCACCTGGGGCAAGGTCTGCGGCCTGTATAACGTCCTGGTCGCCCGCACCGGCTATACCGGTGAAGACGGCTTTGAGATCTACGTCCCCTCCGACGAAGCCACCAGCGCTCGCGTCTGGAGTGAAGTTCTGGAGGCCGGCAAGGAGTTCGGTATCCTCCCCTGCGGTCTGGGTGCCCGCAATACGCTTCGTCTGGAGAGCGCCATGGCGCTCTATGGTCACGAGATCTCGGACGCTATCAACGTCTTCGAGGCCGGCCTGGGCCGCTACTGCAAACTTGAAAAGGAAGCCGACTTCCTCGGTAAGCAGGCATTGCTCGCCGTGCAGACGGCAGGTGGACCGAAGCGCAAGCTGGTGGGCCTTGAGACCATTGATCGCGGCATCGCCCGCGATGGATACCCGGTCTTCACCCTCGATGGCAAAGAGATCGGTGTCGTCACCTCCGGCTCTCCTTCGCCCTTCCTGAAGAAGAACATCGCCATGGCCTACGTGCCTGTAGAGTTGAGCGCCGTAGATACGGAGCTGGCCGTGCAGGTCCGCTCCACCATGGTGAAATCGAAGGTAGTTCCGTTGCCCTTCTACAAAAAGCCTAAGAAGACCACGTAG
- the glgC gene encoding glucose-1-phosphate adenylyltransferase, translated as MKDTLGVLLAGGAGERLFPLTRDRAKPAVPFGGQYRIIDITLSNCINSDLRKVYILTQYKSLSLNRHIREGWGPVVANELGEFIEILPPMQRVSVNWYMGTADAVYQNIYSIGSEQPKYVIILSGDHIYKMNYQLMLDQHIQSGAHVTLATLPIKPEEVPRFGVVDVARNGEINGFLEKPKETKLRSPFNPERVDASMGIYIFNTDVLLPELIKDAEDPNSKHDFGHNILPNLLGRFKMMAYNFVDENKQEALYWRDVGTLEAYYEANLDLASVSPIFNLYDKSWPMRTRSYQYPPAKFVFGEPGRTGMAINSVISGGSIISGAVVRNSVLSHDVRVNSYADVDSSIIFSHVNIGRHSRIRHAIIDRDVHIPDGAVIGYDPAEDKRNYFVTPSGLTVVTRDYSVYENPVSQNFIQPGQPGK; from the coding sequence ATGAAAGATACGTTGGGAGTCCTGCTTGCCGGTGGCGCCGGAGAGCGCCTCTTTCCTCTAACTCGTGACCGCGCCAAGCCCGCCGTTCCATTCGGCGGACAGTACCGCATCATCGATATCACCCTCTCCAACTGCATCAACTCCGATCTGCGCAAGGTCTACATCCTTACGCAGTACAAATCGCTCTCACTCAATCGCCATATCCGCGAGGGTTGGGGTCCGGTAGTTGCGAATGAACTGGGCGAGTTCATTGAGATTCTGCCGCCGATGCAGCGCGTGAGCGTCAACTGGTACATGGGCACGGCCGACGCCGTCTACCAGAACATCTACTCCATCGGTTCAGAGCAGCCGAAGTACGTCATCATCCTGTCAGGCGATCACATCTACAAGATGAACTACCAGCTCATGCTGGATCAGCACATCCAGTCCGGAGCGCATGTGACGCTGGCGACACTGCCGATCAAGCCGGAAGAGGTCCCGCGTTTTGGCGTGGTGGATGTTGCCCGCAACGGCGAGATCAACGGTTTCCTCGAAAAGCCGAAGGAGACCAAGCTGCGGTCGCCCTTCAATCCGGAGAGGGTCGATGCCTCCATGGGCATCTACATCTTCAACACAGATGTGCTGCTGCCGGAGCTGATCAAGGACGCAGAAGATCCGAACTCGAAGCACGACTTTGGGCACAACATCCTGCCCAACCTGCTTGGCCGCTTCAAGATGATGGCCTACAACTTCGTCGACGAGAACAAGCAGGAGGCGCTGTACTGGCGCGACGTGGGTACGCTGGAGGCCTACTACGAGGCCAATCTCGACCTCGCCTCCGTCTCGCCGATCTTCAACCTGTATGACAAGTCCTGGCCGATGCGTACGCGGTCGTATCAGTACCCGCCGGCGAAGTTCGTCTTCGGCGAGCCCGGACGTACAGGCATGGCCATCAACTCGGTCATCTCCGGCGGCTCCATTATCTCGGGTGCGGTCGTACGTAATTCGGTGCTCTCGCACGATGTGCGCGTGAACTCGTATGCCGATGTCGACTCGAGCATCATCTTCTCGCACGTCAATATTGGCCGGCACTCGCGGATTCGCCATGCCATCATCGATCGCGATGTTCATATTCCGGACGGAGCGGTGATCGGCTACGACCCTGCCGAAGACAAGCGCAATTACTTCGTCACGCCGAGCGGCCTGACGGTAGTGACGCGCGACTACTCGGTCTATGAAAACCCGGTTAGCCAGAACTTTATCCAGCCCGGACAGCCTGGGAAATAG
- a CDS encoding Sec-independent protein translocase subunit TatA/TatB — protein MGELFTPSHLIIVAIVALVLFGGKKLPELGKGLGEGLRGFKEGMKGVTDEVNKDPHTVTPKPEETK, from the coding sequence ATGGGCGAGCTATTCACACCTTCCCACCTCATCATCGTCGCGATCGTCGCGCTTGTTCTTTTTGGCGGCAAAAAGCTGCCGGAACTGGGTAAGGGGCTTGGCGAGGGCCTGCGTGGCTTCAAGGAAGGCATGAAGGGTGTTACTGACGAGGTCAATAAGGACCCGCACACCGTCACGCCGAAACCTGAAGAGACGAAGTAA
- a CDS encoding DUF6644 family protein: MLRLWFVALAHSSLGQFMQNSRWGFAAVEAIHLLALTLLGGSVLVLDLRLLGLILRRESPRMLNRDLSRILLSSLAILVLTGVALVSEEALKCYYNAAFRWKMALLAAAVLFYFTLYRRVVLTLGSAATLASRITAVVSLSLWLGVGVAGRAIGLI, from the coding sequence ATGCTTCGCCTCTGGTTTGTCGCTCTCGCTCATTCTTCGCTCGGCCAGTTCATGCAGAACTCGCGCTGGGGCTTCGCGGCAGTGGAAGCCATTCACCTGCTGGCACTTACGCTGCTCGGAGGCTCCGTCCTCGTTCTGGATCTTCGCCTGCTTGGCCTGATTCTGCGGCGCGAATCTCCACGCATGCTGAACCGCGATCTCAGCCGCATCCTGCTCAGCAGCCTGGCGATCCTGGTGCTGACCGGCGTCGCCCTGGTCTCGGAAGAGGCCTTGAAGTGCTACTACAACGCCGCCTTCCGCTGGAAGATGGCCCTGCTCGCCGCAGCCGTCCTCTTCTACTTCACGCTCTACCGCCGGGTCGTTCTTACCCTGGGCAGCGCCGCGACCCTGGCCTCCCGCATCACTGCGGTGGTCTCGCTTTCATTGTGGCTGGGGGTTGGTGTCGCCGGACGCGCCATCGGCCTGATCTGA
- a CDS encoding DUF6644 family protein — MAMPLLQHICQVIYDSQIGTSIRESEYLFSIIESVHVLAIALLVGTIAILDLRMLGVVLRDVSVTRIARAVFPLTWSGFGVMFVSGLLLFWAEAAKNYTNPAFRIKLVLLALVGLNPLIFHTTVYRRVQEWETARFSPWRARAAAFASLTLWCGIIVAGRAIAYF; from the coding sequence ATGGCTATGCCTCTGCTGCAGCACATCTGTCAGGTCATCTATGACTCGCAGATCGGAACCTCGATCCGCGAGTCAGAGTACCTGTTCTCCATCATCGAGTCCGTCCACGTGCTCGCCATTGCGTTGCTGGTCGGCACCATCGCCATACTCGACCTGCGTATGCTTGGCGTCGTGTTGCGCGATGTCTCAGTCACGCGCATCGCGCGTGCCGTCTTTCCACTCACGTGGTCCGGCTTCGGCGTGATGTTTGTCAGCGGCCTCTTGCTCTTCTGGGCAGAGGCGGCAAAGAACTATACGAACCCCGCCTTCCGCATCAAGCTCGTATTGCTCGCGCTGGTAGGCCTGAACCCATTGATCTTTCACACGACGGTCTATCGCCGCGTGCAGGAATGGGAGACGGCTCGCTTCTCACCCTGGCGTGCGCGCGCCGCCGCATTTGCTTCCCTCACGCTCTGGTGCGGCATCATCGTCGCCGGCCGGGCGATTGCCTATTTCTGA
- a CDS encoding DUF6152 family protein, whose product MKSRLLLSSLGALALASASAYAHHSFSAEFDGNKPVRLVGKLTRVEWTNPHSYFYVDITDAKGAVTNWGCEGAGPGALSRRGFKKGDLKVGDTIVVDGYRAKDGSHLIDARRVTLPDGRSIYGGTPGDGGPGDDGSVQGALPNTVKPAK is encoded by the coding sequence ATGAAGAGCAGATTGCTTCTCTCGTCTCTTGGTGCATTGGCGCTCGCATCCGCCAGTGCGTACGCCCATCACTCCTTCTCCGCCGAGTTCGACGGCAACAAGCCCGTTCGCCTGGTCGGCAAGCTCACTCGTGTCGAGTGGACCAATCCGCACTCGTACTTCTACGTCGACATCACCGACGCGAAAGGCGCTGTCACCAACTGGGGTTGCGAAGGCGCCGGCCCAGGTGCACTCAGCCGCCGCGGCTTCAAGAAAGGCGATCTGAAGGTCGGTGACACCATCGTCGTGGATGGCTATCGCGCCAAGGATGGTTCGCATCTCATCGACGCACGCCGCGTGACGCTGCCCGACGGACGCAGCATCTACGGTGGAACGCCCGGTGACGGCGGCCCCGGCGATGACGGCTCAGTCCAGGGAGCTCTGCCCAACACCGTGAAGCCGGCGAAGTAA
- a CDS encoding threonine dehydratase, which translates to MQLPDLAAINKATLIVRSVMPPTPQYTWPLLNARTGTELWVKHENHSPVGAFKLRGAAVYMDWLKHSQPAVTGVIAATRGNHGQGVALAATRLGLTAVIVVPHGNSREKNRAMEALGAELIEHGDDFQAALEYAMHLAETRNLHFLPSFHPLLVHGTSTYALEFLTAVPELDTIYVPIGMGSSICGMIAVRNALGLKTKIIGVVPTNAPAFALSFREKKVVPALANSPLADGLSCRLPDAEALETALANVDHIVEVGEEEIATAMRAYYQDTHNVAEGAAAAGLAAVLQEVASLRGLRVGVVLTGSNVDQELFIGALNTT; encoded by the coding sequence ATGCAACTACCCGACCTTGCAGCAATCAACAAAGCGACACTGATCGTCCGCTCCGTGATGCCGCCTACCCCCCAGTACACCTGGCCATTGCTTAATGCGCGCACCGGCACGGAACTGTGGGTAAAGCACGAAAACCACTCTCCGGTAGGCGCATTCAAACTTCGCGGAGCGGCTGTCTACATGGATTGGCTGAAGCATAGCCAGCCGGCCGTTACAGGCGTCATTGCAGCGACTCGGGGAAATCATGGACAAGGTGTGGCGCTTGCCGCTACTCGCCTCGGCTTAACGGCCGTAATCGTCGTCCCGCACGGCAACAGTCGCGAAAAGAATCGAGCCATGGAAGCTCTCGGCGCTGAGCTTATTGAGCACGGCGATGACTTCCAGGCGGCGCTCGAATATGCCATGCACCTGGCGGAAACCCGAAACCTCCATTTCTTGCCATCGTTTCATCCGCTGCTGGTACACGGAACCAGCACATATGCGCTCGAGTTTTTGACTGCCGTTCCCGAGCTGGACACCATCTATGTGCCTATCGGAATGGGATCTTCGATCTGCGGAATGATCGCTGTTCGCAACGCTCTCGGATTGAAGACAAAGATTATCGGTGTGGTTCCCACGAATGCGCCGGCATTCGCTCTCTCCTTCCGCGAGAAGAAAGTGGTGCCTGCTTTAGCCAACTCACCGCTGGCGGACGGCCTGTCATGCCGTTTGCCAGACGCAGAGGCCCTTGAGACCGCCCTCGCAAATGTCGATCACATCGTCGAAGTCGGCGAAGAGGAGATCGCTACAGCCATGCGTGCGTACTACCAGGACACTCACAACGTCGCAGAAGGCGCAGCGGCAGCCGGATTAGCAGCCGTCCTGCAGGAAGTCGCCTCTCTCCGCGGCCTTCGCGTGGGCGTTGTCCTGACAGGCAGCAACGTCGATCAGGAACTCTTTATCGGAGCGCTTAATACGACTTAG